From the Alternaria dauci strain A2016 chromosome 2, whole genome shotgun sequence genome, one window contains:
- a CDS encoding 60S ribosomal protein uL14, with protein MSGKRGRGSTSGNKLKMTLGLPVGAVMNCCDNSGARNLYIISVKGIGARLNRLPAGGAGDMVMATVKKGKPELRKKVMPAVIVRQSKPWRRADGIYLYFEDNAGVIVNPKGEMKGSAITGPVAKEAAELWPRIASNSGVVM; from the exons ATGTCTGGAAAGCGCGG TCGAGGTTCTACCTCCGGTAACAAGCTCAAGATGACTCTTGGTCTGCCAGT TGGCGCCGTCATGAACTGCTGCGACAACTCTGGAGCCCGCAACCTGTACATCATCTCCGTCAAGGGTATCGGTGCGCGCCTCAACCGCCTGCCCGCTGGCGGTGCCGGTGACATGGTCATGGCGACCGTCAAGAAGGGAAAGCCCGAGCTGAGGAAGAAGGTCATGCCCGCCGTCATTGTCCGCCAGAGCAAGCCATGGAGGCGAGCAGACGGCATCTACCTCTACTTCGAGGACAACGCCGGTGTCATTGTCAACCCCAAGGGTGAGATGAAGGGCTCTGCCATCACTGGACCCGTCGCAAAGGAGGCTGCTGAGCTGTGGCCG CGTATCGCCTCCAACTCCGGTGTCGTCATGTGA